In a genomic window of Pseudomonas putida:
- a CDS encoding aminopeptidase P family protein produces MNTQSSINGSVPQRLAQTRELMSREGIHALLVPSADPHLSEYLPGYWQGRQWLSGFHGSVGTLIVTPDFAGVWADSRYWEQATKELKGSGIELVKLQPGQPSPLDWLAEQTPEGGVVAVDGAVMAVASARTLGSKLQERGARLRTDIDLLNEVWSDRPTLPNAPVYQHLAPQATVSRGEKLAKLRETLQAKGADWHFIATLDDIAWLFNLRGGDVSFNPVFVSFALISQQQATLFVALSKVDADLRAALEKDGVTLRDYSEVAAALSAVPVGASLLVDPARVTAGLLDNLDSGVKLVEGLNPTTLAKSQKSLADAEHIRQAMEQDGAALCEFFTWLDSALGRERITELTIDEKLTAARERRPGYVSLSFNTIAAYNANGAMPHYHATEEEHAVIEGDGLLLIDSGGQYLGGTTDITRMVAVGTPTEEQKRDCTRVLKGVIALSRARFPKGILSPLLDAIARAPIWAENVDYGHGTGHGVGYFLNVHEGPQVIAYQAAPAPQTAMQPGMITSIEPGTYRPGRWGVRIENLAMNREAGSSEFGEFLKFETLTLCPIDTRCLIPSLLSEEEKQWFNAYHAEVRERLSPLLDGAALEWLNTRTAAI; encoded by the coding sequence ATGAATACGCAGTCTTCGATCAATGGATCGGTGCCCCAGCGCCTGGCGCAAACCCGTGAACTGATGAGCCGGGAGGGCATCCATGCGCTTCTGGTGCCGTCGGCCGACCCGCATCTGTCCGAATACCTGCCGGGCTACTGGCAAGGGCGCCAGTGGTTGTCGGGCTTCCATGGTTCGGTCGGCACCCTGATCGTGACCCCGGATTTCGCCGGTGTCTGGGCTGACAGCCGTTACTGGGAACAGGCGACCAAGGAACTCAAGGGCAGCGGCATCGAATTGGTCAAGCTGCAACCGGGTCAACCGAGCCCGCTGGACTGGCTGGCCGAACAAACCCCGGAAGGTGGCGTTGTCGCGGTCGATGGTGCGGTGATGGCCGTGGCCTCTGCGCGTACCCTGGGCAGCAAACTGCAAGAGCGTGGCGCTCGACTGCGCACCGACATCGACCTGTTGAACGAAGTCTGGAGCGATCGCCCGACACTGCCGAACGCGCCGGTCTATCAGCACCTGGCACCGCAAGCCACTGTCAGCCGCGGCGAAAAACTCGCCAAGCTGCGTGAAACCCTGCAGGCAAAGGGGGCTGACTGGCACTTCATCGCCACCCTCGATGACATCGCCTGGCTGTTCAACCTGCGCGGCGGCGATGTGTCGTTCAACCCGGTGTTCGTCTCTTTCGCCCTGATCAGCCAGCAGCAGGCCACGCTGTTCGTGGCGCTGAGCAAGGTCGATGCCGATTTGCGCGCAGCTCTGGAGAAGGACGGCGTGACGTTGCGCGATTACAGCGAAGTGGCAGCGGCCTTGAGTGCGGTGCCAGTCGGTGCGAGCCTGTTGGTGGATCCGGCACGTGTGACGGCGGGGCTACTGGATAACCTTGATAGCGGCGTCAAACTGGTGGAAGGCCTGAACCCGACGACCTTGGCCAAATCGCAGAAGAGCCTGGCCGATGCCGAGCACATCCGTCAGGCCATGGAGCAGGACGGCGCGGCACTCTGTGAGTTCTTCACCTGGCTCGACTCGGCGCTGGGCCGTGAGCGCATCACCGAACTGACCATCGACGAAAAACTCACTGCAGCACGCGAGCGTCGTCCGGGTTATGTGTCGCTGAGCTTCAACACCATTGCTGCCTACAACGCCAACGGCGCCATGCCGCATTACCACGCCACTGAGGAAGAGCACGCAGTGATCGAGGGCGACGGCCTGTTGCTGATTGACTCCGGCGGCCAATACCTGGGCGGCACCACCGATATCACGCGGATGGTGGCGGTGGGTACGCCGACTGAAGAGCAGAAGCGCGATTGCACACGCGTACTCAAGGGTGTCATCGCCTTGTCTCGCGCCCGCTTCCCCAAAGGCATTCTGTCGCCGCTGCTCGACGCCATCGCCCGTGCGCCGATCTGGGCCGAGAACGTCGACTATGGTCACGGCACCGGCCACGGCGTCGGCTACTTCCTCAATGTTCACGAAGGGCCGCAAGTCATCGCCTATCAAGCCGCTCCTGCACCGCAAACCGCGATGCAACCTGGGATGATCACCTCCATCGAACCGGGCACCTACCGCCCGGGTCGCTGGGGCGTGCGTATCGAGAACCTGGCCATGAACCGCGAGGCGGGCAGCAGCGAGTTCGGTGAGTTCCTGAAATTCGAAACGCTGACCTTGTGCCCGATCGATACCCGTTGCCTGATTCCGTCGCTGCTCAGCGAAGAGGAAAAACAGTGGTTCAACGCTTACCACGCCGAGGTGCGTGAGCGTTTGAGCCCGTTGCTCGACGGCGCCGCGCTCGAGTGGTTGAACACTCGCACCGCGGCTATTTGA
- a CDS encoding aminotransferase class V-fold PLP-dependent enzyme: MNKRPLYFDYAATTPVDERVIKVMVECLGFNGNFGNPASSSHAFGQQARQSVELARRQVAELVGALAEQIVWTSGATESNNLALKGVAQARGVAGGHIITSQIEHKAILDTAKQLQDSGVAVTYLVPDADGLITPQAVSEAMRDDTFLVSLMLVNNELGTLNDIPAIGQVVRDRQALFHVDAAQGAGKVAIDLAQWPVDLMSFSAHKLYGPKGIGALYVGPRARQRLLAQIHGGGHEGGLRSGTLATHQIVAMGEAFALASAAFEEEQAHIVALRKRLLDQLLGLPGVRLNGSAEQRIPHTLSLTFNDGEFNSMALQAQIAFSATSACNSASNAPSHVLLALGHDARSAGRTIRLSLGRFTTEQDIDQAAQLIKAACASAPAFWQ; the protein is encoded by the coding sequence ATGAATAAACGTCCGTTGTATTTCGACTACGCCGCCACCACGCCGGTGGATGAGCGAGTCATCAAGGTCATGGTCGAGTGTCTGGGTTTCAACGGCAATTTCGGCAATCCGGCCTCCAGCTCCCACGCATTTGGCCAGCAGGCCCGGCAGTCGGTCGAGCTGGCGCGGCGCCAGGTCGCCGAACTGGTCGGCGCCCTGGCTGAACAGATCGTCTGGACCAGCGGCGCCACCGAATCCAACAACCTCGCCCTCAAGGGTGTCGCCCAGGCCCGCGGCGTTGCCGGCGGCCACATCATTACCAGCCAGATCGAACACAAGGCCATTCTCGACACTGCGAAGCAGTTGCAGGACAGCGGCGTAGCGGTGACTTATCTGGTGCCGGATGCCGATGGCCTGATCACCCCGCAAGCGGTCAGCGAGGCGATGCGCGACGACACCTTCCTGGTGTCGCTGATGCTGGTCAACAACGAGCTGGGAACGCTCAATGACATTCCGGCCATTGGCCAGGTGGTGCGTGATCGCCAGGCGCTGTTCCATGTGGACGCGGCTCAGGGAGCCGGCAAGGTGGCGATCGACCTGGCGCAATGGCCGGTGGACCTGATGTCCTTTTCCGCGCACAAACTCTACGGCCCCAAGGGCATCGGCGCGTTGTATGTCGGCCCACGGGCCCGCCAACGTTTGCTGGCGCAGATACATGGCGGTGGCCACGAAGGCGGTTTGCGCTCCGGCACCCTGGCGACCCACCAGATCGTGGCGATGGGCGAGGCCTTCGCGTTGGCATCGGCTGCATTCGAGGAAGAACAGGCCCATATCGTCGCGTTGCGTAAACGCCTGCTCGATCAGTTGCTCGGTCTGCCGGGCGTGCGACTAAATGGCAGTGCAGAGCAACGCATCCCGCATACCTTGAGCCTGACGTTCAACGACGGCGAATTCAATTCGATGGCTCTGCAGGCGCAGATCGCGTTTTCCGCGACCTCGGCCTGTAATTCGGCAAGCAATGCGCCATCCCATGTGCTGCTGGCCTTGGGGCATGACGCCCGGTCGGCCGGACGCACCATCCGCCTGAGCCTGGGACGGTTCACCACCGAGCAGGATATCGATCAAGCGGCACAACTGATTAAAGCGGCCTGCGCCAGTGCCCCGGCATTCTGGCAATAG
- the soxR gene encoding redox-sensitive transcriptional activator SoxR: MISPEHLHKELTVGQLAARSGVAVTALHFYESKGLIKSNRNQGNQRRYPREVLRRVALIKVAQRLGIPLAEIGEALKTLPDNRAPTAADWKVLSEQWSRDLDERIRQLTLLRDKLNGCIGCGCLSMEACPLRNFGDVLGEQGPGAQLLESGSDPR; encoded by the coding sequence ATGATCAGCCCGGAACACCTGCACAAGGAACTCACCGTCGGCCAACTGGCGGCTCGCAGCGGCGTGGCGGTCACGGCGTTGCATTTTTATGAGTCCAAAGGACTGATCAAAAGCAACCGTAATCAAGGCAACCAACGGCGATATCCGCGAGAGGTTTTGCGTCGGGTGGCGTTGATCAAGGTCGCCCAGCGCCTGGGCATTCCCTTGGCCGAAATCGGCGAGGCGCTCAAGACCCTGCCGGACAATCGCGCACCGACGGCAGCGGACTGGAAGGTGTTGTCAGAGCAATGGAGTCGGGATCTGGATGAGCGGATCCGGCAGTTGACGCTGTTGCGCGACAAACTCAATGGCTGCATTGGCTGTGGGTGCCTGTCGATGGAGGCGTGTCCGTTGCGCAACTTTGGCGATGTGCTGGGGGAACAGGGGCCGGGGGCGCAGCTGCTGGAATCGGGGTCTGATCCGAGATAG
- the rhtA gene encoding threonine/homoserine exporter RhtA, translated as MNDQPRSLASTLFSVGLLLIAMASIQSGASLAKSMFPIIGAQGTTTLRLIFASVIMLVILRPWRAKLTAKSLRTVIVYGMALGGMNFLFYMSLQTIPLGIAVALEFTGPLAVAIYASRRAIDFLWIALAAVGLLLLIPTGATTAAIDPLGAGYALGAGVCWALYILFGQKAGADHGVQTAALGVMIAALFVAPIGIVHAGTALLTPSLLPVALGVAVLSTALPYTLEMVALTRIPARTFGTLMSIEPAFGALSGLLFLHEYLSLSQWMAILCIILASVGATMTMGGAAKPAIAAD; from the coding sequence ATGAATGACCAGCCGCGCAGCCTTGCCTCGACCCTGTTTTCGGTCGGCCTGCTATTAATAGCCATGGCATCGATTCAGTCCGGAGCCTCCCTGGCCAAAAGCATGTTCCCGATTATCGGCGCCCAGGGAACCACAACCCTGCGCCTGATCTTCGCCAGCGTGATCATGCTGGTGATATTGCGCCCCTGGCGAGCGAAGCTCACTGCCAAGTCGCTGCGCACGGTCATCGTCTATGGCATGGCACTCGGAGGCATGAACTTCCTCTTCTATATGTCCCTGCAGACCATTCCCCTGGGTATCGCGGTAGCTCTGGAATTCACAGGCCCCCTGGCTGTTGCCATTTACGCGTCACGGCGGGCGATCGACTTTCTATGGATTGCCCTGGCGGCAGTCGGCTTGCTGTTACTGATACCGACAGGCGCGACAACGGCTGCCATCGATCCTCTGGGCGCGGGATATGCATTGGGCGCAGGGGTTTGCTGGGCGCTGTACATTCTTTTCGGGCAAAAAGCCGGCGCAGATCATGGCGTTCAGACTGCCGCACTGGGCGTGATGATTGCCGCGCTGTTCGTCGCCCCCATCGGCATCGTTCATGCAGGTACCGCCCTGCTGACACCCTCTTTACTCCCGGTGGCCCTCGGTGTCGCCGTCCTGTCCACGGCACTCCCCTATACCCTGGAGATGGTCGCCCTCACCCGCATACCGGCCAGAACCTTCGGCACCTTGATGAGCATAGAACCCGCTTTTGGCGCGCTGTCGGGCTTGCTGTTCCTTCATGAATACCTCTCCCTGTCACAGTGGATGGCGATCCTTTGCATCATCCTGGCATCGGTCGGCGCAACCATGACCATGGGCGGCGCCGCCAAGCCCGCAATTGCGGCGGATTAA
- a CDS encoding LysE family translocator — protein sequence MTLSLDLLLGFALFALVTSITPGPNNMMLLASGVNFGFHRTIPHMLGISCGFFALVVAVGFGLGAVFQTYPVLYTALRYIGAAYLLYLAWKIAHSGPVSDTEKSGGKPISYLGAAAFQWVNPKAWIMAIGAISTYTPMQGYFTNVIVIAAVFALINLPSVGLWAACGTLLRNVLKDRRWLRLFNWGMAALLVASLYPILHESFS from the coding sequence ATGACGCTCTCACTCGATCTGCTGCTGGGCTTCGCCCTGTTTGCTCTTGTCACCTCGATCACACCGGGTCCGAACAACATGATGCTGCTGGCATCGGGCGTGAACTTCGGCTTTCACCGGACCATTCCCCATATGCTTGGCATTTCCTGCGGCTTCTTCGCGCTGGTGGTGGCGGTCGGTTTTGGCCTGGGCGCGGTGTTCCAGACTTATCCGGTGCTCTACACGGCCCTGCGTTATATCGGCGCAGCGTATTTGCTGTATCTGGCGTGGAAAATCGCCCATTCCGGGCCGGTTTCCGACACTGAAAAGAGCGGAGGCAAGCCGATCAGCTATCTGGGTGCCGCTGCGTTTCAATGGGTCAATCCCAAAGCCTGGATCATGGCCATCGGCGCGATCAGTACCTACACGCCGATGCAGGGCTACTTCACCAACGTGATCGTGATCGCCGCCGTGTTCGCGCTGATCAACCTGCCGAGCGTTGGGCTCTGGGCGGCCTGCGGCACGCTGTTGCGCAATGTGTTGAAAGATCGACGCTGGTTGCGTCTGTTCAACTGGGGCATGGCCGCGCTGCTGGTGGCTTCGCTGTATCCGATCCTGCACGAAAGCTTTAGCTGA
- a CDS encoding sigma-54 interaction domain-containing protein, with product MQLLTLPPSPALATSIRATAQVFEDPKSQALLAHLQQVAPSEASVLIIGETGTGKELVARHIHNLSARRNRPFVAVNCGAFSESLVEAELFGHEKGAFTGALSAKAGWFEEADGGTLFLDEIGDLPMAIQVKLLRVLQEREVVRLGSRKSIPINVRVLAATNVQLEKAINAGHFREDLYYRLDVVSLELNPLRDRPGDILPLTRHFIDVYSQRLGYGEITLSKEAEQKLRSYSWPGNIRELENVIHHTLLICRNGVIERDDLRLSNLRIERQDDAHLQVDNSAEALLDRAFQKLFEEQAGALHEKVEDALLRAAYRFSHYNQVHTAALLGLSRNVTRTRLIKIGELAVNKRRPAENLLGERLMQLSI from the coding sequence ATGCAACTGCTGACCTTACCGCCCTCGCCCGCGCTCGCCACCTCGATCCGCGCCACGGCGCAAGTATTCGAAGACCCGAAGTCCCAGGCCTTGCTGGCACACCTGCAACAAGTCGCGCCCAGTGAAGCCAGCGTGCTGATCATTGGCGAAACCGGCACCGGCAAGGAATTGGTCGCCCGACATATCCACAACCTCAGCGCCCGCCGCAACCGCCCGTTCGTGGCGGTGAACTGCGGCGCGTTTTCCGAATCGCTGGTCGAGGCCGAATTGTTCGGTCATGAGAAAGGCGCGTTCACCGGCGCCCTGAGCGCCAAGGCCGGCTGGTTCGAAGAGGCGGACGGCGGCACCTTGTTCCTCGATGAAATCGGCGATTTGCCGATGGCGATCCAGGTCAAGTTGCTGCGGGTCTTGCAGGAGCGGGAGGTAGTGCGCCTGGGTTCGCGCAAAAGCATCCCCATCAACGTGCGGGTGCTGGCGGCCACCAACGTGCAGCTGGAAAAGGCCATCAACGCCGGGCATTTTCGCGAGGACCTGTACTACCGGCTCGACGTGGTCAGCCTGGAGCTGAACCCGTTGCGCGATCGCCCGGGAGACATCCTGCCCCTGACCCGGCACTTCATCGATGTCTACAGCCAGCGCCTCGGATATGGCGAGATCACCCTCAGCAAGGAAGCCGAGCAGAAACTGCGCAGCTACAGCTGGCCGGGCAACATCCGTGAACTGGAAAACGTCATTCATCACACCCTGCTGATTTGCCGCAACGGGGTAATCGAACGCGATGACTTGCGCCTGTCGAACCTGCGCATCGAGCGCCAGGACGACGCCCACTTGCAGGTCGACAACAGCGCCGAAGCGCTGCTGGATCGGGCCTTTCAAAAGCTCTTCGAAGAACAGGCCGGCGCCTTGCACGAAAAAGTCGAAGACGCCTTGTTGCGGGCGGCTTATCGCTTCAGCCACTACAACCAGGTGCACACCGCCGCACTGCTCGGGTTGAGCCGCAACGTCACGCGCACGCGCCTGATCAAGATCGGCGAACTGGCGGTCAACAAGCGACGCCCCGCGGAAAACCTGCTCGGTGAGCGCTTGATGCAGCTGTCGATCTAA
- a CDS encoding antibiotic biosynthesis monooxygenase — MQAPEKNRSFTQLIEFEIEPHQQMALVTALSQQTEHLAQHCSGFLSASIQASDDGRRVLNYLQWQTREAGEAAFQGFESGEQDFWQLIRAHQAKTVTFGSFRVLHSLELSHDNALHCNLVA; from the coding sequence ATGCAAGCGCCGGAGAAAAATCGCAGTTTCACCCAGTTGATCGAATTCGAGATCGAGCCCCATCAGCAAATGGCGCTGGTGACGGCCTTATCGCAGCAGACCGAGCATCTGGCCCAGCACTGCAGTGGTTTTCTGAGTGCCAGCATCCAGGCCAGCGACGATGGCCGGCGTGTGCTCAATTATCTGCAATGGCAAACCCGCGAGGCCGGGGAAGCCGCGTTTCAGGGTTTTGAAAGCGGTGAACAGGATTTCTGGCAGTTGATCCGTGCCCATCAGGCGAAAACCGTGACCTTTGGTTCGTTCCGGGTGCTGCACAGCCTGGAGCTCAGTCACGACAACGCCCTGCATTGCAATCTGGTGGCTTAG
- a CDS encoding MetQ/NlpA family ABC transporter substrate-binding protein, with product MKKTLAVLAALISLSVHANEKLTVGATPVPHAEILEFVKPTLAKEGVDLDIKVFTDFIQPNQQLALKNLDANYYQYRPFLDDYNKTRHTDLVPVVGVHIEPFGAYSTKIKNISELKDGATVSIPNDPVNTGRALVLLHEAGLIKLKDPSNTLATQRDIAENPKHLKIRELEGALLARSVSQVDLAFVFANYALEAGIDTNSALIVEKGKSLYVEFLVARPDNINDPGLQKLAKALNSDDVRQFILTRYKGQIAPGF from the coding sequence ATGAAAAAGACATTGGCCGTTCTGGCTGCCTTGATTTCGTTAAGTGTTCACGCCAACGAAAAACTCACCGTCGGCGCCACGCCGGTGCCGCACGCGGAGATTCTCGAATTCGTCAAACCGACCCTGGCCAAGGAAGGCGTGGACCTGGACATCAAGGTCTTCACCGATTTCATCCAGCCCAACCAGCAGTTGGCGTTGAAGAACCTGGATGCCAACTATTACCAGTACCGGCCATTTCTGGATGACTACAACAAGACCCGTCACACCGATCTGGTGCCGGTGGTCGGTGTGCACATCGAGCCGTTCGGTGCTTACTCGACCAAGATCAAAAACATCTCCGAGTTGAAGGACGGCGCCACGGTATCGATCCCCAACGACCCGGTGAACACCGGCCGTGCGCTGGTGCTGTTGCACGAGGCCGGGCTGATCAAGCTCAAGGATCCGAGCAACACCCTGGCCACCCAGCGGGACATTGCCGAGAACCCCAAGCATCTGAAAATCCGTGAACTGGAAGGCGCGTTGCTGGCCCGTTCGGTGAGCCAAGTGGACTTGGCGTTCGTGTTCGCGAACTACGCGCTGGAGGCGGGGATCGACACCAACAGTGCGTTGATCGTCGAGAAGGGCAAGAGCCTGTACGTCGAATTCCTGGTCGCCCGGCCGGACAACATCAACGACCCTGGCTTGCAGAAGCTGGCCAAGGCGTTGAATTCCGATGATGTGCGGCAGTTCATTCTGACTCGGTACAAAGGGCAGATTGCGCCTGGGTTCTGA
- a CDS encoding LysR family transcriptional regulator, whose translation MRNAVDKLNAMAVFVRVVERGSFSAVARELQTSQPTISKVLRALETELGGKLIARSTRKLSLTDEGQRYYNECRHILAAVDAAEHSFQSGRESIAGPLRIGSSVSFGRLQIAPRLAQFLNDHPNVQIDLQLSDQNQELVSEGLDVTFRIGTLNDSGLIARHVGTTHRVTVAAPQYLARHGQPRTPEDLKQHNCLLFNLLSSQNLWTYEGHEVRIKGNAQSNNSEAIREMVLGGLGIALSPVWLFSEDLKDGRVIAILQDYVAQSLPIYAVSPANRRQSARIKAFVDYMSQALASAPELRPIK comes from the coding sequence ATGAGAAATGCTGTGGATAAACTCAATGCAATGGCCGTCTTCGTGCGAGTGGTCGAACGCGGCAGCTTTTCCGCCGTCGCCCGGGAGCTGCAGACCAGTCAGCCCACCATCAGCAAAGTGCTGCGCGCACTGGAAACGGAGCTGGGGGGAAAGCTGATTGCCCGCAGCACCCGCAAGCTGTCCCTGACCGATGAAGGCCAGCGCTATTACAACGAGTGCCGGCACATCCTCGCCGCCGTGGATGCCGCCGAGCACAGCTTCCAGTCCGGCCGGGAATCCATCGCCGGGCCGCTGCGAATCGGTTCCTCAGTCAGCTTCGGGCGCTTGCAGATTGCCCCGCGCCTGGCGCAATTTCTCAACGACCATCCAAACGTTCAGATCGATCTGCAATTGAGTGATCAGAATCAGGAACTGGTCAGCGAGGGCCTCGATGTCACGTTCCGCATCGGCACGCTCAACGACAGCGGACTGATCGCCCGTCATGTCGGCACGACCCACCGGGTCACCGTCGCCGCGCCGCAATACCTCGCCCGGCACGGCCAACCCCGGACGCCCGAGGACCTGAAGCAGCACAACTGCCTGCTGTTCAATCTGCTCAGCAGTCAGAATCTATGGACGTACGAGGGGCATGAGGTGCGGATCAAGGGCAACGCACAAAGCAACAACTCCGAAGCGATTCGCGAGATGGTTTTGGGGGGATTGGGCATTGCGCTATCGCCGGTGTGGCTGTTCAGCGAGGATCTTAAGGATGGACGAGTAATCGCGATTCTGCAGGATTACGTTGCGCAATCGCTGCCGATCTATGCCGTGTCCCCGGCGAATCGTCGCCAATCCGCCAGGATCAAAGCCTTTGTCGATTACATGAGCCAGGCGCTGGCATCAGCGCCTGAGCTCCGTCCGATCAAATAG
- a CDS encoding zinc-dependent alcohol dehydrogenase family protein: MTDSLQMRALIVESANAPFHLAAIDRPAPGAGQVLVRIAASGVNPLDIKIRAGQASHARQPLPAVLGMDLAGIVEAVGEGVCDWKPGDEVYAMATGIGGAQGSLADYAVVDARLLARKPSNLSMREAAGLPLVLITAWEGLVDRARVRAGQKVLIHGGAGGVGHVAVQIARSFGAEVFATGSARSQGVIESLGATFIDYRKSSVEDYVGEHTGGVGFDIVYDTVGGETLDASFRAARVYHGHVVSCLGWGQHSLAPLSFRGASYSGVFTLLPLLTGQGRERHGEILREAARLIEAGELKPIVDPRRFTLSTVEAAHELLKSGAAQGRLVIEI; this comes from the coding sequence ATGACGGATTCACTGCAAATGCGTGCGCTGATAGTTGAATCGGCCAATGCTCCGTTTCACCTGGCTGCCATTGATCGTCCTGCACCCGGGGCAGGGCAGGTGCTGGTGCGGATTGCTGCCAGCGGGGTGAACCCGTTGGATATCAAGATCCGTGCTGGTCAGGCCAGCCATGCGCGTCAGCCTCTGCCGGCAGTGTTGGGCATGGACTTGGCAGGAATCGTGGAAGCCGTGGGTGAAGGCGTGTGTGATTGGAAGCCTGGCGATGAGGTCTATGCGATGGCAACGGGGATTGGTGGCGCCCAGGGTTCTCTGGCGGATTATGCGGTGGTCGATGCGCGGCTGCTGGCCCGCAAGCCGAGCAATCTGAGCATGCGTGAAGCGGCAGGGTTGCCACTGGTGCTGATTACTGCCTGGGAGGGACTGGTGGACCGGGCGCGGGTGCGGGCAGGGCAAAAAGTGTTGATTCATGGCGGAGCGGGAGGCGTCGGTCATGTCGCGGTGCAAATTGCTCGTTCGTTTGGTGCCGAGGTTTTCGCCACGGGGTCTGCACGAAGTCAGGGGGTGATCGAAAGCCTGGGGGCGACCTTTATCGATTACCGTAAATCGTCAGTCGAGGACTATGTGGGCGAGCATACCGGCGGGGTGGGCTTCGATATTGTGTATGACACGGTGGGTGGCGAAACTCTGGACGCGTCCTTCAGGGCTGCGCGGGTGTATCACGGTCATGTGGTGAGTTGTTTGGGGTGGGGGCAGCACAGCCTCGCACCACTTTCATTTCGTGGGGCGAGCTATTCCGGAGTTTTTACACTGCTGCCGTTACTGACCGGCCAGGGCCGTGAGCGTCATGGGGAGATACTGCGTGAGGCGGCACGTCTGATCGAGGCGGGCGAGCTCAAGCCGATTGTCGATCCGCGCCGGTTCACCTTGAGTACCGTCGAGGCCGCCCATGAGTTGCTCAAATCGGGTGCGGCACAGGGACGGCTGGTCATCGAGATTTAA
- a CDS encoding methionine ABC transporter permease produces MAELFKNIYWADIGQACLDTLSMLGAALGFTVLLGLPLGVLLFLTGKRQLHEAVGLYRVLSVIVNMLRSLPFIILLIVLIPLTTVLVGTSLGVPGTIPPLVVGCTPFFARLVETALREVDRGVVEATQAMGANTWQIIRYTLLPEARGGLLAAITVTAIVLVDYTAMAGVIGGGGLGDLAIRYGYQRFQTDVMVVTVVLLLVLVQALQMSGDRLVARYSHR; encoded by the coding sequence ATGGCCGAATTGTTCAAGAACATTTATTGGGCGGACATCGGCCAGGCCTGCCTCGACACCCTGAGCATGCTCGGCGCGGCCCTGGGTTTTACCGTGCTGCTGGGGCTGCCTTTGGGCGTGCTGCTGTTCCTCACCGGCAAGCGCCAGCTGCATGAAGCCGTCGGGCTTTACCGGGTGCTGTCGGTGATCGTGAACATGCTGCGTTCGCTGCCGTTCATCATTCTGCTGATCGTGCTGATTCCCCTGACCACCGTGCTGGTCGGCACTTCGCTGGGGGTGCCGGGGACCATTCCGCCGCTGGTGGTGGGTTGCACGCCGTTCTTTGCGCGGCTGGTGGAAACCGCCTTGCGCGAAGTCGATCGCGGGGTGGTGGAGGCGACCCAGGCCATGGGCGCCAATACCTGGCAAATCATCCGCTACACGCTGTTGCCCGAAGCCCGGGGAGGGCTGTTGGCGGCGATCACTGTGACCGCCATCGTGCTGGTGGATTACACGGCGATGGCCGGGGTGATCGGCGGTGGCGGCCTCGGCGATCTGGCCATCCGCTATGGCTATCAGCGATTCCAGACCGACGTGATGGTGGTCACCGTGGTGTTGCTGCTGGTGCTGGTCCAGGCCCTGCAAATGAGCGGCGACCGGCTGGTGGCGCGCTACAGCCACCGCTGA